One stretch of Castor canadensis chromosome 14, mCasCan1.hap1v2, whole genome shotgun sequence DNA includes these proteins:
- the LOC109701699 gene encoding disintegrin and metalloproteinase domain-containing protein 21-like, giving the protein MAVHVSLEQVKITLLLLYLWPFLFLSGWPHQAGYGESHSPPEVVIPLRVTERGMKAPNWITYSLHLEGKRYIIHLKAKKFFVYRDLSVFTYNDQGALLEDQPFVQNDCYYHGYVEGDPESLVTVSTCLGGFQGMLQINGVAYEIKPKRLSATFEHLLYKIDSKETQSTSIRCVLTEEEIAQQLKFQENDNSILMQNSNMGWWVHRWFLELAIVVDHGRFVFRDSNISVVEMDVVMAVNIVDDLYNSLDVDVALIAIEIWNTENPFIKNNPHDMMVSFCTWKETNFNSRVHHDVAHIIIKQDYCTSVLTDSFYLGVCSNDRNCGLECVMDDRLVLFVSHLAHELGHTLGMKNDENTTCTCGGNQCIMNEMLLPAQAFSNCSYNHFFENVHKLTCLRDSPKPERIITKKRCGNSVVEDKEECDCGSVKLCEKDLCCLQNCILKPGTVCASGLCCKDCQFMPVGTVCRELNSECDLPEWCNGTSGACPEDVYIEDGTSCLDNGLCYEKRCNDLNEQCKKIFGTDASSANQSCYLAMNTKGDRFGHCGMEGGNYVRCQPEDVLCGRVQCDNVILIPLLSEHNTVHWTQINNTTCWGTDYHFGMTIPDIGEVKDGTHKEKEEITETASVIEEQDFETSPVKEEQKVETSPEKVEQKVETSPVKEEQKVETSPEKVEQKVETSPVKEEQNVEISK; this is encoded by the exons ATGGCTGTGCATGTGTCCCTGGAGCAGGTGAAGATCACTCTCCTGCTACTCTACTTATGGCCATTTTTGTTCTTGTCTGGATGGCCCCACCAGGCTGGGTATGGTGAATCCCACAGCCCTCCAGAAGTGGTGATACCCTTGAGGGTCACTGAGAGAGGCATGAAGGCACCAAACTGGATCACTTACAGTCTTCATTTGGAGGGCAAGAGATACATTATTCACCTAAAGGCCAAGAAGTTTTTTGTGTACAGAGACCTCTCTGTGTTCACCTATAATGACCAGGGTGCTCTGCTTGAGGACCAACCTTTTGTTCAGAACGACTGCTACTACCATGGTTATGTGGAAGGAGACCCAGAATCCCTGGTTACTGTTAGCACTTGTTTGGGTGGCTTTCAAGGAATGCTACAGATAAATGGTGTTGCTTATGAAATCAAGCCCAAAAGGCTTTCTGCCACATTTGAACATCTGTTATACAAGATAGACAGCAAGGAGACACAATCAACATCCATTAGATGTGTATTAACAGAAGAAGAAATAGCACAGCAACTGAAGTTTCAAGAGaatgataattctattttgatGCAAAATTCTAACATGGGATGGTGGGTTCACCGGTGGTTTCTTGAACTGGCAATCGTGGTTGATCATGGACGGTTTGTTTTTCGGGATAGTAACATCTCTGTTGTGGAGATGGATGTAGTCATGGCTGTCAACATAGTAGATGATCTTTATAACTCCCTTGATGTTGATGTAGCTCTCATTGCAATTGAGATCTGGAATACGGAAAAcccctttatcaaaaataacccACATGATATGATGGTAAGTTTTTGCACATGGAAGGAGACCAACTTTAATTCTCGTGTACATCATGATGTTGCACATATTATCATAAAACAAGACTATTGTACATCTGTTCTTACCGATTCATTTTATCTAGGAGTATGCAGTAATGATCGTAATTGTGGATTAGAGTGTGTTATGGATGATagactggttttgtttgtttcacattTGGCACATGAGCTTGGTCATACTTTGGGAATGAAGAATGATGAAAATACAACTTGTACATGTGGGGGAAATCAATGCATAATGAATGAAATGTTATTGCCTGCACAGGCATTCAGCAACTGCAGTTATAatcatttttttgaaaatgttcaCAAATTAACTTGTTTGCGTGATTCACCAAAACCAGAGCGCATCATCACAAAGAAGCGCTGTGGGAATAGTGTGGTTGAAGATAAAGAGGAGTGTGATTGTGGCTCTGTAAAATTATGTGAAAAAGATCTATGTTGCTTGCAAAACTGTATTCTGAAACCTGGGACTGTTTGTGCTTCTGGGCTTTGTTGCAAAGACTGCCAGTTCATGCCAGTAGGCACAGTGTGTAGAGAATTGAACAGCGAATGTGATCTGCCAGAGTGGTGCAATGGAACGTCTGGTGCATGTCCAGAAGATGTGTACATAGAAGATGGGACCTCTTGCCTGGACAACGGCTTATGCTATGAGAAGAGATGTAATGACCTTAATGAACAGTGTAAGAAAATTTTTGGCACTGATGCTTCGAGCGCAAATCAGAGTTGCTACTTAGCAATGAACACCAAAGGTGACCGTTTTGGTCACTGTGGTATGGAAGGTGGTAACTATGTAAGATGTCAGCCTGAAGATGTTCTATGTGGGAGAGTTCAGTGTGATAATGTAATACTAATTCCCCTTTTGAGTGAACATAACACTGTGCATTGGACTCAGATCAATAATACCACTTGCTGGGGTACTGACTACCACTTTGGTATGACCATACCTGATATTGGTGAAGTAAAAGATGGGACACA taaggaaaaagaggaaattactGAAACTGCATCTGTGATAGAGGAGCAAGATTTTGAAACTTCACCTGTGAAAGAGGAGCAAAAGGTTGAAACTTCACCTGAGAAAGTGGAGCAAAAGGTTGAAACTTCACCTGTGAAAGAGGAGCAAAAGGTTGAAACTTCACCTGAGAAAGTGGAGCAAAAGGTTGAAACTTCACCTGTGAAAGAGGAGCAAAATGTTGAAATTTCAAAGTGA